A genomic region of Methylobacterium durans contains the following coding sequences:
- a CDS encoding BBE domain-containing protein: protein MPTPTLCSPSCGPWAGRGTGSRRRPTPSRPGGLPYSLLGVSAGPLSQEQQLKKSVADLLDGMKPWEADRRFVNNLAPEEAADAAAIYGPERYGRLASIKKAYDPTNMFRLNHNVSPAP, encoded by the coding sequence ATGCCGACACCGACCTTGTGCTCGCCGAGTTGCGGGCCCTGGGCGGGGCGTGGGACCGGGAGCCGGCGGCGCCCAACGCCGTCGCGACCAGGGGGCCTGCCGTACAGCCTGCTTGGCGTCTCGGCCGGTCCGCTGTCGCAGGAGCAGCAACTCAAGAAGTCGGTCGCCGATCTGCTGGACGGCATGAAGCCTTGGGAGGCCGATCGGCGGTTCGTGAACAACCTCGCGCCGGAAGAGGCGGCGGACGCCGCGGCGATCTACGGCCCGGAGCGCTACGGGCGCTTGGCGTCCATCAAGAAGGCCTATGATCCAACCAACATGTTCCGGCTCAACCACAATGTGTCGCCAGCCCCCTGA
- a CDS encoding HD domain-containing protein, whose protein sequence is MVSEISGIRIPDSKIAREAAELVRQHESELLFNHSVRVYVFGAMKGVREGLKFDRELLYVASLFHDMGLVDAYHTDTKRFEVDGADAAREFLRSHGIPEPEANLVWEAIALHTTPGVPEYMRPEIALTKAGVVMDVLGIGYDAYTSEQRDQTVSAFPRGDFKNDFVQEQLRSALKKPQTTFGTVNFEYIEHSGHSICRPNVCARIRAAPWAS, encoded by the coding sequence ATGGTCAGCGAGATTTCCGGCATCAGGATCCCCGACAGCAAGATCGCACGCGAAGCCGCCGAACTGGTGCGGCAGCATGAATCCGAGCTGTTGTTCAACCACTCCGTGCGGGTCTACGTCTTCGGCGCGATGAAGGGCGTTCGCGAAGGTCTGAAGTTCGACCGCGAACTGCTCTATGTCGCGTCCCTGTTCCACGACATGGGCCTCGTCGACGCCTACCACACCGACACGAAGCGGTTCGAAGTCGATGGCGCCGATGCCGCGCGCGAGTTTCTCAGGAGCCACGGCATTCCCGAGCCTGAGGCGAATCTGGTCTGGGAAGCGATCGCACTGCACACGACGCCCGGAGTACCCGAATACATGCGGCCGGAGATTGCCCTCACGAAAGCGGGCGTCGTGATGGACGTGCTCGGTATCGGATACGACGCCTACACTTCGGAACAGCGCGATCAGACCGTTTCCGCGTTTCCTCGGGGCGACTTCAAGAACGACTTCGTTCAGGAGCAGCTTCGTTCGGCCTTGAAGAAGCCGCAGACGACGTTCGGGACGGTCAACTTCGAATACATAGAACACTCCGGCCACTCCATCTGCAGGCCGAACGTGTGCGCACGCATTCGCGCTGCTCCGTGGGCGAGCTGA
- a CDS encoding arginase family protein → MSDKAKRRNTPDRMDLPFVGLTTFARQPACTDWDLLDGADVAVLGVPIDTASSYRVGARFGPRAIREASMFHSFGPEGVFDFEDEVTYLAANEVQIVDAGDSYRSTVIATHEVSYRRRIWFDEANREGLPCPLRLLCVRISTPTIFDVWPRPAETRARAAGCWRWPRSTRAAAARMRLGSGW, encoded by the coding sequence ATGAGCGACAAGGCAAAGAGACGGAACACCCCCGATCGAATGGATCTGCCGTTCGTGGGATTGACGACGTTTGCACGTCAGCCGGCCTGCACGGATTGGGATCTGCTCGATGGCGCCGACGTCGCCGTCCTGGGCGTGCCGATCGATACGGCGTCGAGCTACCGTGTAGGCGCGCGCTTCGGCCCTCGCGCAATCCGGGAGGCCTCCATGTTCCACAGCTTCGGGCCCGAAGGTGTCTTCGACTTCGAGGACGAGGTGACGTACCTGGCGGCGAACGAGGTCCAGATCGTGGACGCCGGCGACTCATACCGGTCGACGGTGATAGCGACTCACGAGGTTTCGTATCGGCGGCGGATCTGGTTCGATGAGGCAAACCGGGAGGGTTTGCCATGTCCGCTGCGGTTGCTCTGCGTGAGGATTTCAACGCCGACGATCTTCGACGTCTGGCCAAGGCCAGCCGAGACGCGGGCCAGAGCCGCCGGCTGCTGGCGCTGGCCGAGATCTACGAGGGCGGCAGCCGCACGGATGCGGCTCGGATCGGGGTGGTAG
- a CDS encoding IS256 family transposase — MTDDRVALIEALQKADDGNFLRSLAETVLQILMEADVEGLIGAGRYERTGERSTYRNGYRERSLDTRLGSLNLKIPKLRTGSYFPGFLEPRRTVEKALVAVIQEAWIAGVSTRRVDDLVQAMGLSGISKSSVSKLCKEIDERVNAFLTRPLSGAWPYLWLDATYLKVREGGRIVSVAAIVAVAVDTEGRREIVGLHIGPSEAEVFWTDFLRSLVKRGLSGVQLVISDAHEGLKAAIRRVLKATWQRCRVHWTRNALAYVPRTQQTMVAAGLRHAFQQPDQDAARAALQHLGEQLHNRWPKLKVFIEATCEDVLAYLTFPLQHRAKLHSTNPLERLNKEIKRRADVVGIFPNTDSIQRLIGAVLLEANDEWQLQHRYMQIEGMAGFAPALIEESVTTLPPQAA; from the coding sequence ATGACCGACGACAGAGTGGCACTGATCGAGGCGCTGCAGAAGGCTGACGACGGCAACTTCCTGCGCTCGTTGGCCGAGACGGTCCTGCAGATCCTGATGGAGGCCGACGTGGAGGGCCTGATCGGCGCGGGCCGCTACGAGCGCACAGGCGAACGCAGCACCTACCGCAACGGCTATCGCGAGCGCAGCCTCGACACACGGCTCGGCTCACTCAACCTCAAGATCCCCAAGCTGCGGACCGGCAGCTATTTCCCCGGCTTCCTGGAGCCGCGCCGCACGGTCGAGAAGGCGCTGGTCGCCGTGATCCAGGAGGCGTGGATCGCCGGCGTCTCGACCCGGCGCGTGGACGACTTGGTGCAGGCCATGGGTCTGTCGGGCATCTCCAAGTCCTCCGTGTCGAAGCTGTGCAAGGAGATCGACGAGCGCGTGAACGCCTTCCTGACGCGCCCTCTCTCGGGTGCGTGGCCCTATCTCTGGCTCGATGCCACCTACCTGAAGGTGCGCGAGGGCGGTCGCATCGTCTCTGTCGCTGCCATAGTCGCCGTCGCGGTGGACACCGAAGGCCGGCGCGAGATCGTCGGCCTGCACATCGGCCCCAGTGAGGCCGAGGTGTTCTGGACCGACTTCCTGCGGAGCTTGGTCAAGCGCGGGCTCTCGGGCGTGCAGCTCGTCATCTCGGATGCCCACGAGGGGCTCAAGGCGGCCATCCGCCGGGTGCTGAAGGCGACCTGGCAACGCTGCCGCGTTCACTGGACCCGGAACGCGCTGGCCTACGTGCCGCGGACCCAGCAGACCATGGTGGCTGCCGGCCTGCGCCACGCCTTCCAGCAGCCCGATCAGGACGCCGCCCGGGCCGCCCTTCAGCACCTGGGCGAGCAACTGCACAACCGCTGGCCGAAGCTGAAGGTCTTCATCGAGGCCACGTGCGAGGACGTGCTGGCCTACCTGACTTTCCCGCTCCAGCATCGGGCCAAGCTTCACAGCACGAACCCGCTGGAACGCCTCAACAAGGAGATCAAGCGGCGCGCCGATGTGGTCGGCATCTTCCCCAACACGGACTCGATCCAACGCCTGATCGGTGCGGTGCTTCTGGAGGCCAACGACGAGTGGCAGCTTCAGCACCGCTATATGCAGATCGAGGGCATGGCCGGGTTTGCTCCGGCGTTGATCGAGGAGAGCGTCACGACACTTCCACCACAGGCTGCCTGA
- a CDS encoding MFS transporter, with translation MFGTPTSLIWLTLGAFAIGTEGFMIAGLLPALARDLGVGLAPAGHLVTAFSLAYAVGAPIMAVLTAGLERRRLLAIAMAGFTLANLLAALAPDYAALLAARLMLALSAASFMPAASGYAAALGGPERRGRALSMVTNGLTLAIVAGVPLGVLVGEGFGWRATFLGVAGLAALSLLGILAGLPRQPAGTTASLGERLALAKRRDVLVVLATSVLTVAGTFTIYTYLGVFLADVAGVGPQELALVLLGFGLASAVGTRLGGDAADRWGARPTVIVGGCLALLAYLALSLGPGLGSTSAMPVLLPAILLWGLASWGLMTAQQARLVALAPALAPVSLSLNSSAIYLGSATGAAAGALIVADGVSEHLGWVAAGFAVSALLPLLADERRRGGGRRSRRGSRSARQPICAPQRLSASSVIDTFKFRSLRVLPMFWTTRLISNDEWLEYLSAFEAHWQLLHYPRDMLLMAVNETRIMMRLFVGVPRTEDLLAYSGFEHTERKFLPRAPILLAGHRDVFQAMFQSGG, from the coding sequence ATGTTCGGAACGCCAACTTCCCTGATCTGGCTGACCCTCGGCGCCTTCGCCATCGGCACCGAGGGCTTCATGATCGCGGGTCTGCTTCCCGCCCTGGCGCGCGACTTGGGCGTCGGCTTGGCTCCCGCCGGTCACTTGGTCACCGCCTTCTCCCTCGCCTACGCGGTCGGCGCTCCGATCATGGCGGTGCTGACGGCTGGGCTGGAACGGCGCCGCCTGCTGGCCATCGCCATGGCCGGCTTCACTCTTGCCAATCTGCTCGCCGCGCTGGCGCCGGACTATGCCGCGTTGCTGGCCGCGCGGCTGATGCTGGCTCTTTCCGCCGCCAGCTTCATGCCGGCGGCCAGCGGCTATGCCGCCGCGCTGGGAGGCCCGGAACGGCGTGGTCGCGCCCTGTCCATGGTCACCAACGGCCTCACCTTGGCAATCGTCGCCGGCGTGCCGCTCGGGGTGCTGGTGGGAGAAGGCTTCGGCTGGCGCGCCACCTTCCTCGGGGTGGCCGGTCTGGCGGCGCTCTCGCTGCTCGGCATACTCGCTGGGCTACCGCGCCAGCCGGCAGGCACCACGGCCAGCTTGGGCGAGCGTCTGGCGCTGGCCAAGCGGCGCGACGTGCTCGTGGTGCTGGCGACCAGCGTGCTGACCGTGGCAGGCACCTTCACGATCTACACCTATCTCGGCGTCTTCCTGGCCGATGTGGCCGGCGTCGGTCCGCAGGAGCTGGCTTTGGTGCTGCTCGGCTTCGGGCTGGCGAGCGCGGTCGGCACACGGCTCGGGGGCGACGCGGCCGACCGCTGGGGCGCACGCCCGACCGTGATCGTCGGCGGATGTCTCGCCCTGCTGGCCTATCTCGCCCTGTCGCTCGGTCCGGGACTTGGGTCGACCTCGGCCATGCCGGTCCTGCTGCCGGCCATCCTGCTCTGGGGACTGGCGAGTTGGGGCCTCATGACGGCGCAGCAGGCACGGCTGGTCGCGCTAGCTCCGGCCCTGGCACCCGTGAGCCTGTCGCTGAACTCCTCGGCCATCTACCTCGGCAGCGCGACGGGCGCGGCAGCGGGCGCGCTGATCGTCGCCGACGGCGTCTCAGAGCATCTCGGCTGGGTGGCGGCGGGGTTCGCGGTGTCCGCACTCCTGCCGCTGCTGGCGGACGAGCGCAGGCGGGGGGGAGGGCGACGCTCTCGGCGAGGATCACGGTCGGCAAGGCAGCCGATCTGCGCTCCGCAAAGGCTGAGCGCCTCCTCCGTCATAGACACTTTTAAGTTCCGGTCTCTACGAGTACTTCCCATGTTCTGGACAACACGTCTGATCTCCAACGACGAATGGCTCGAATATCTGAGCGCATTCGAAGCTCACTGGCAGCTGCTGCACTACCCTCGCGACATGCTCCTGATGGCCGTCAACGAGACGCGAATCATGATGAGGCTGTTCGTCGGAGTGCCGCGCACGGAAGATCTGCTGGCTTACTCGGGTTTCGAGCACACCGAACGCAAGTTCCTGCCGAGGGCGCCCATTCTGCTTGCCGGGCATCGCGACGTCTTCCAGGCGATGTTCCAGTCGGGCGGCTGA
- a CDS encoding alpha/beta fold hydrolase: MTFAKLRAEPSFTLRDGVRLAHFEAGPLTPELAPLLLINGWTGDHGIFTPQIAHFSRERRVVAVNLRGHGASDAPEQEYTMAGFADDVAWQCQTVGLEKPVVIGHSFGGAVALELCGRHPDLAAGLVMIDSMVMAPTAMRDQADARKLLQDIGGPNYSAMSQAHAWEIGCDFDDPKRRREIFETYILGPCLQTPQHVAYSAIRNFILEHDPTPVATACKIPMAYISADVSAIEAGRDLERLKVASTDEV; the protein is encoded by the coding sequence ATGACTTTCGCCAAGCTACGAGCCGAACCGTCGTTCACGCTCCGCGACGGCGTACGCCTCGCGCATTTCGAGGCGGGGCCTCTGACACCCGAACTCGCGCCCCTGCTGCTGATCAACGGCTGGACGGGAGACCATGGGATCTTCACACCCCAGATCGCCCACTTCTCGCGCGAGAGGCGGGTCGTCGCCGTCAATCTGCGGGGCCACGGCGCCAGCGACGCGCCCGAGCAGGAGTACACGATGGCGGGCTTTGCCGACGATGTCGCCTGGCAATGCCAGACGGTCGGATTGGAGAAGCCGGTCGTCATCGGACACAGCTTCGGGGGCGCCGTCGCACTCGAACTCTGCGGCCGCCACCCGGATCTCGCTGCCGGCCTCGTGATGATCGACTCGATGGTGATGGCGCCTACCGCCATGCGCGATCAGGCCGATGCCCGGAAACTCCTGCAGGACATCGGCGGTCCAAACTACTCCGCGATGTCTCAGGCCCACGCCTGGGAGATCGGCTGCGACTTCGACGACCCGAAAAGGCGCCGGGAGATCTTCGAGACCTACATCCTCGGTCCTTGCCTCCAGACGCCGCAGCACGTGGCCTATTCCGCGATCCGGAACTTCATTCTGGAGCACGATCCGACTCCGGTCGCGACTGCCTGCAAGATACCGATGGCCTACATTTCGGCCGATGTTTCCGCCATCGAGGCGGGACGCGACCTGGAGCGGCTGAAGGTAGCGTCCACGGACGAGGTGTAA
- a CDS encoding IS630 family transposase (programmed frameshift) gives MAKASRDAGQSRRLLALAEIYEGGSRTDAARIGVVGLQTVRDWVLAFNAAGPAGLINRKAPGNPAKLSDAQRQALAQIVESGPDPDRHGVVRWRLKDLAAWIYASFGVSLDESTVGRTVKQLGFRKLSARPRHHEQDPAALAAFKKTCPPKVRAIRTRLPAGAAIEVWWSDEARVGQKNTLPRRWARRGSRPSAPKDQRTAHAYIFGAICPEKGKGAGLIMPRCDTAAMNEHLREISCSVEEGAHAVLILDGAGWHVAHDLVVPANITLLPLPACAPELNPVENVWQFLRDNWLGDRVFSSYEDIVEQCCQVWNRFIDQPWKIMSIGLRDWAYQL, from the exons CTGGCCAAGGCCAGCCGAGACGCGGGCCAGAGCCGCCGGCTGCTGGCGCTGGCCGAGATCTACGAGGGCGGCAGCCGCACGGATGCGGCTCGGATCGGGGTGGTAGGGTTGCAGACGGTGCGCGATTGGGTGCTCGCCTTCAACGCAGCTGGCCCGGCCGGGCTGATCAACCGCAAGGCCCCGGGCAACCCAGCCAAGTTGAGCGATGCGCAGCGTCAAGCGCTGGCGCAGATCGTCGAGAGCGGGCCGGACCCGGATCGACACGGCGTGGTGCGCTGGCGGCTGAAGGATCTCGCCGCCTGGATCTACGCCAGCTTCGGCGTGAGCCTGGACGAGAGCACGGTGGGCCGCACGGTGAAACAACTCGGCTTCCGCAAGCTGTCGGCACGCCCGCGCCATCATGAGCAGGACCCGGCCGCACTGGCAGCCTTCAAAAAAACTTGCCCGCCGA AGGTGAGGGCGATCCGAACCCGGCTGCCGGCTGGCGCGGCCATCGAGGTGTGGTGGTCAGACGAGGCTCGGGTCGGCCAGAAGAACACGCTGCCCCGCCGCTGGGCGCGCCGCGGCAGCCGGCCCTCGGCGCCCAAGGACCAACGCACGGCCCACGCCTACATCTTCGGAGCGATCTGTCCCGAGAAGGGCAAGGGTGCCGGCCTCATCATGCCGAGATGCGATACCGCGGCGATGAACGAGCACCTCAGGGAGATCAGCTGCAGCGTCGAGGAAGGCGCCCACGCCGTGCTGATCCTCGATGGGGCGGGCTGGCACGTCGCCCACGACCTCGTCGTGCCCGCCAACATCACCCTGCTGCCGCTGCCAGCCTGCGCCCCGGAACTCAACCCGGTCGAGAATGTCTGGCAGTTCCTGCGCGACAACTGGCTCGGCGACCGCGTCTTCTCGTCCTACGAGGACATCGTCGAGCAGTGCTGTCAGGTCTGGAACCGGTTCATCGACCAGCCTTGGAAGATCATGTCCATCGGCCTGCGTGACTGGGCCTATCAGTTATGA
- a CDS encoding alpha/beta fold hydrolase yields the protein MAHRRSFVLVHGAWYGAWVWQDVLARLRGLGHLASAPTLTGLGERRHLERGRVDLETHVEDVVAHIEMEDLRDVTLVGWSYAGMVVTGVLARIPERIRDIVYLDAFFPEDGQALVDYALPEIRPSYEAARVNDLPIPPMPVAASGITDPKTIAFVEPRLVSQPWQTFFQPVKALKTRPDIPLAYVVCSQTHPMLFMRRLPEMQANPAIRTAILNTHHQPMLSMPDETVSVIVGD from the coding sequence ATGGCCCATCGACGCAGTTTCGTTCTCGTTCACGGTGCCTGGTACGGCGCCTGGGTCTGGCAGGACGTCCTCGCCAGACTGCGCGGGCTGGGTCATCTGGCGAGCGCACCGACCCTGACCGGCCTCGGCGAGCGCCGGCATCTCGAGCGCGGCCGCGTCGATCTGGAGACCCACGTCGAGGACGTCGTCGCGCACATCGAGATGGAGGATCTGCGCGACGTCACCCTCGTGGGCTGGAGCTACGCCGGCATGGTCGTCACCGGCGTCCTGGCCCGCATCCCCGAGCGGATCCGCGACATCGTCTACCTGGATGCCTTTTTCCCGGAGGACGGGCAGGCGCTGGTCGACTACGCACTCCCGGAGATCCGCCCGAGCTATGAAGCCGCGCGCGTGAACGACCTGCCGATCCCGCCGATGCCCGTGGCGGCTTCCGGCATCACGGATCCGAAGACCATCGCCTTCGTCGAGCCGCGGCTCGTCTCCCAGCCCTGGCAGACCTTCTTCCAGCCGGTCAAGGCGCTGAAGACACGCCCCGACATCCCGCTCGCCTACGTGGTCTGCTCGCAGACACATCCGATGCTCTTCATGAGGCGTCTCCCGGAGATGCAGGCAAACCCCGCCATCCGGACGGCGATCCTGAACACGCACCATCAACCCATGCTGTCGATGCCGGACGAGACCGTCTCGGTGATCGTCGGGGACTGA